One Microcebus murinus isolate Inina chromosome 10, M.murinus_Inina_mat1.0, whole genome shotgun sequence DNA segment encodes these proteins:
- the OR5BS1 gene encoding olfactory receptor 5BS1 gives MEVSNVTTVTAFVLLRLSNNPQTRALLFVLFLVVYLLTLTGNVLMLLVISTDSHLHTPMYFFLRHLSFLDAFYSSVTVPKLLQSLLYKWKTVSLLECFSQISLIIFSGATEACLLSVMAYDRFQAVCHPLLYAVAMNRRACAGLVGASWAIGMVTGLINTLLLAQEHFCGPNLVRSFACELPPVLLLACSDTHASIASILTTMAVLGLGTLILLLGSYSRIITAALRINSATGRSKFFSTCSSHFLVVAIFYGSGLFRYMTPTSGSALEQVLSLQYSVVTPMLNPLIYSLKNQEVKTALKRMLARKSRRTF, from the exons ATGGAAGTCAGCAACGTAACCACAGTCACTGCGTTTGTTCTCCTAAGACTCTCCAACAACCCCCAGACCCGAGCTCTGCTCTTTGTGCTGTTCCTGGTGGTTTACCTCCTGACACTCACGGGGAACgtgctgatgctgctggtgaTTAGTACCGATTCCCAcctccacacccccatgtacttcttcctgagACACCTCTCCTTCCTGGACGCCTTCTATTCCTCAGTCACTGTGCCTAAACTGCTACAGAGCCTTCTTTATAAGTGGAAGACCGTATCCCTCCTTGAGTGTTTCAGCCAGATCTCCCTGATCATATTTTCTGGGGCCACTGAAGCCTGCCTCCTCTCTGTCATGGCCTATGACAGGTTTCAGGCTGTGTGCCACCCACTGTTGTATGCGGTGGCTATGAACAGGAGGGCATGCGCTGGCCTGGTGGGGGCCTCCTGGGCCATAGGAATGGTGACTGGCCTGATTAACACCCTCCTCCTGGCTCAGGAGCACTTCTGTGGCCCTAACCTTGTCCGCAGTTTTGCCTGCGAGCTTCCTCCAGTGCTCCTGCTGGCCTGTTCTGACACCCACGCTAGCATCGCCTCCATCCTGACCACCATGGCAGTCCTGGGCCTGGGCACCCTCATCCTGTTGCTGGGCTCCTACAGCCGCATCATCACGGCAGCCTTGAGGATCAACTCCGCCACGGGTCGGAGCAAGTTCTTCTCCACCTGCTCTTCCCATTTCCTGGTAGTCGCCATCTTTTATGGTTCAGGACTTTTCAG GTACATGACTCCAACATCTGGCTCAGCCCTGGAGCAAGTACTCTCTTTGCAGTACAGTGTGGTGACCCCAATGCTAAACCCCCTCATCTACAGTCTAAAGAACCAGGAGGTAAAGACAGCTCTGAAGAGGATGCTGGCCAGGAAGTCCAGGCGTACCTTCTAA